A stretch of DNA from Cottoperca gobio chromosome 18, fCotGob3.1, whole genome shotgun sequence:
GGGAGGCAGAGTTAGAAACGTCCGCTTTGCAGTCCTCTTCTGGTGTGCTTTCTGCCAGCTGTGGCATCTGTCCCAGGACCTGCTCAGCAACAACACAGGAAGCTCAGAAACCAGAAAAAGAGCCAAAGTCTTTTTCCCCCCAACATCAACCGCagatttaaatcatttttgacGTTTGAACTGGAAagcatcattaaaaaaagaaaagaatgttcTTATTTGCCTTCTTATTGAGAGTTGGATTTGAAGATTGACACCACTCTTACGTCTGTACTCTAATGATGAATAAGCATAACTGGAATCTAAAAAAAGAATCTGCCGACCAGCACATCTAAGGCTCCCTAATGAACATTTCTTATCAAAGTCCTAGCAAGAAAGtgcatttcctaaaatgtcacgCTCTATTTGATTCATGCCCTCTATAAGCAATCAATTCTTAATCAgcctatataataatatgtgcaTTTACCTTCAGCATCTCCTCCGGCTCGTCCCCCTCGCTGCTGTCCACAATTCGGGCTTTACCGTGTCTGTCCGTGTCACGGATCAGCGAGGCGATCTCACGCACCTTCTGCTTCTCGAAGACGTTGGCCTGCGACCCGATCCACGACACAATGATCTGGAGGGCAACGAAACAGCACGAGATCACAACAACGGCGGAAAATGTCATCGCGATTCACCTCGTGCAAGGTGCAGATTTTGATTCACAACAAACTTTATTTTGGATTGAAGCAGCATTTCTGAGTTGATGGGGTCAAGCAGACCGCTGGATTTAGAGTGCGCGTGTCCTCACCTCTCCAAGGTCGAGGATGAAGCAGTCCCCTTTGTTGAAGCTGCTCCAGGATAGCTCCACCTCCTTGGCACGGATGTTGCGTTTCCCTTTGATCTGGTACAACCTCTGCACCGTCCCAGAGCCCTGAGGCCTCCTGAAGCCTGAGTCCACACCGCCCACCTGCGAGAGATATTCATGGCATattcataaaaaagaaaaaaagaaaaaaggcattgtggtttttatatttattttgcacgTTATTTGTCCTGCTGGGAAGATGTCAGCTTTAACATCCTCGTTTGTTTTAACGAGCTCGACTTGGCGCCCAAACAAATCGCGGGTGCTGTAAAATGATAAAAGGGATTTATCCAGTAGTAAAAAGATACGAGATAAAGAAGGAGAGATGCGTGTAAAGGCGGTTTTTACATTCAGTTTCTCATTTAAACTTATTCCAATTACTGAGCAAGTTTATTGACCTTGCAAgtgaattaaaaatgtcaaagcatCTTGCATGTGAATAGGTTTAATGTTCAATTGGTACACATCCGATTGAACAATTCCAATTAATTGCTAAAGTGAAAGCACAGCTGCAGATCTGCCAACGTGCAAACATGTAAAATGTGTCTACAAGCAATTCAGCTTTTTAAAGAATTACATTTCTGAtcatgcatttttatttcactctTTTCAAAATGCCATTTCTCTTGTTCTCATTGTTATGTtgttgctgtgaagcactttgggctgcaatgcttgtatgaaaggtgctatacaaataaagcttattattattatttataatatttttaaatatgcatttctTAATTCCCTTTTATGTCTTACAAAAACGTTAAAGAATATTAAATGAATGTGATAGAGATATTTGTAGTGTAGATTTCTCTCACATTTCAATGGCGTTTAAAGCATGTGAATATGCACAGTCCCTTCCTCACCTTGTAGCTGACCCCTCTGGGGAAGAGAGCCATGAACTCTGGGGACTCGTAGCCCTGGACCTGCCTGTGCTGAACGGGGTCACCGCTCAGAAAGTTGTCCAGCTGTGTGGCCAGCATGGCACACGCCACCTGCTCGTCCCGAGACGACTTCTCACCTGCAACGGAGAAAGTATTTgtaagagagaagagaacacgACACATGTAGGCAACATTTAGGCTAATGACCTTGCATTACTTTTTTTCATGTCCACGTCCAAAAGGCCAGTTGTGAGGTGGGGTCatgttgtcaaataaaacatgaaagtgAAGGCCATAAGTAGAGCTGAAGAATAGAGCAGCAGGGtcagagaaaggaaagaaaatagaTTTTCTGCAGAGGCTAGAACAcgtgagaaagagagatgcgAGAAAGCGTTACGAAGCGAAAGATGTCACAATATGGAGGAACAAAGAGCTGCTGACAGAGGTGATCGGTCATCGAAACAAGGAGATGAGAAGCAAACAAGAGTGCCGGCCAGCAGACGCACAAAGACAACACGGGGGTCATCGATTGTaaacaagaggaggagggaggcttCGTAGAGACACATGCTCGAGCACAGAGAGCCCTTTCCATGCTGTGACAATCAGCTTAGTGTTACCTAAGCACCGGATACATGCTGGAAACAACAGCCACATTTGAGTACTGCAACGGTCCTCCTGCATTTTTAATGGGCCCCCGCTCCAAAACCATCCCAGTTTCCCTCTGgacttctttctctctctctcatcatcccTCCATCCAGCCTCTCTCATCACACAATGATGCAGCAGGTCAGCGCAGTGTCTCATGTGTCATCACCGTTCGTAGGAGTGTTATTAGCTTTTCCAGCAGGATTAGGTGTGTAGTAAGCTCTGGACAATGGTAGAAACTCATTTCAGTGTTAAAAAGGCCTCGACTCGTGTCTCTCCTGGCTTCCTAAAGAACAAAAGACCTCCCTGCTCCGACGAGCAGCAAAGTTGTCCCTCATCTCCTGATGAAGACGGGAGTTTTTTTGCAGAATATCAGTATGTGAAGTATTATGTTGCATTGCATGCTGTCGTGTACACATATGTCTTTTAACCTGTGTTGTGCTTTGATGTTGCACTGGAAGCTTTTTGAGTGTGCAAAGAGCTTTAGTCAGATTGCATAGATCCAGGCTACATACAGGTAACCCCACTGTGTTGTGCCTGGAAGAGACACGTTTCCCTCTCACCTATCCACATGTGAAGGTCGGCTCCCGATTGTCCACGGTTCTCCAGCACCAGATAGGAGTCCCCGTTATAAAAGGCTCCCACCTCGGAGGCATCCAGCAGCACAGTCTTCATCTTCTCAACCCTCCACACTTTGAGTCCCTCCTCCCGGACCTCGGCACCAAACTGACCCGGCGCTGCCATGAAGGAGAGCATACTgcaaggagagaagaagaaggaacagTGAGGACAAACTTTGCTGCAGAGAGGGCAGAATATAGTGGGGGGAATGGACTCCAAGCAGTCACCAACAAATGATTTGACaaatctgatttttattttacaatggaAACCAGTAAAAAGGAACTCTTGagtcaaacaggaagtgtaaaTACACGGAGTTGTGTCACTGTTTCCAAACGGGTATGGATGCTTTGTGAGTAAGGAGAAGTAAAAGCAGAAGTTAAGACCACAAGATAGTGACAAATGAAGGAAGCACCAAAAATATCACGATCAGAAGACGAGTGTCcattttttgacatttaatgTTAACAGAACTTTGCCGTTCACCACACTGACTGAAATGTTCAGTTCAATGTGTTTAACGGCAAAGACCAGAGGTCAACACGGACGCTTCCAAACCGCAGTCCCTTTAAGAAAGACACAGTggagtgcgtgcgtgtgtgtgtggttgatgtAATAAGTGCCATTACGCTCAGACTTGACACAAAATGAGGGGTTGTGTTGCTGCTTAACCACCGCAGGCTTCATTACAGCACTTTTGTGAAACACAAGACGAAGCAGGCCccactaaaacaacaacactaagGTGTGGCTTTTTGCAAGCTGGATCATGTCACAGGTGAGAATGAGCCAGGTATGGATTTGGTTGAGTCACTCTAATGTAcaacctctctctgtcttataGTTTTCTCCACCATGTCACACAGGAAGAAGACAACTAAAATGGCAAACTGGAGTTGCTTGTTGTTGGGTAGCTTAGGCCGTGTGATTAACTACAAAGCTATACCCGTCCACTGAAGAAGATAAATCTGAGTAAGTGGCCCTTTAGTCAagatttcttttgtattttgtatgaaGAACCATTTCTTTTCAGTTTGATTGAATAATAGATTAATTTACTTCAGCACTAGATGATTAATTGGTTTTGTAAAATCCAGTATTTCATTCTAAGATATCcgatacaatataatacagtgTAGTGTTTGCAGTTTCGTGCTTCTACGGACATTTCAACCTCATCAAACCCTTGTTGCAGCTACACCCAGGTGCTTCTGCTAAGGTTTCCAGGCTTTATGGGGGttgttacattttcaaattacACATCCATATTAACATCgaggatttaaaataaacatgcatttacgacactgttttctttcctagaaagattatttttagataagtgagcagtttatttttcaatttagcTGCCAGACGGCGCCAGGCAGCAGCCATAACtgataaagataaaaacaattagCTTTATTATAGGGATTAGAGTCAACTGAGGACACTGATCCACCATGCACTGCTGCCAACTATCCAATATCATCTGTTAAAAATGACTCAGTAGGCAGATACAGATGAAACTAGCGGTGTTACTGGTCAGTCAAACAGTAGCAGCAGCTACGCCCCTTTACAGTTTTCAGTTTTACGACTCAAGTCCCTCTCCCCTCCTGATATAATCAGCTTTTACAACTCATTTTGATAAACtgatcaattaaaaaaaggtgtGGTTTACGCACCACAACAACAAGACAGAGAAAATACTTGAACGCATGTAATGGAAGAGTAGAGGAGGGAAGggatgaaaagagagaaagggccTGAAGCAACACATGCAGGCGCCCCGAGTTAAGGTTACAATGCTTGGACAGCGGCTCCGAGAGTAAGtaacgaggggggggggggggaaggccCGATCCACTTAACTGTAAGCTCTCCTCTGGTACCTCCGGCATGCTGTCTAACTCCGGCTCCATTCTGCGTGTCCACTGAGGTGTGAGCGACccggtgtgtgtgcgtgaggtTGTGAGGGATCGACAGGTCTTGTGAGGAGGAGTGTTTGCGCTCACCTGGCCTGGTTAGCTTATATGTGGGATGTAACTGGAGCCGGTGTGATGAAAGCCTACCTGCGGCCTGTGGATAGGATGCCGTGTGGGGGGGAAAGCAGAGTCGGGTTCCTGGTTCCTGGCTAAAGCTAAACACCAAGTGGATAATTACGGAGAGAGCAAACTGCTGGCTCCTCCATCTTTCCACTCTTCCCTTTTCCTCCGACTCCAGCTCTTCCTCCCGCCTCCCTTGACCCCTAATCCACATAAATGACTctttaaattgatttattttatagtaATTCATAGTCACACCCCCAGGCTTCTTggtttaaacaattaaaaataataattaaatcttAATCCAATCATTTAATAAGTGAAGGATACATTGAAAGTCTTAATGATGTTACAAAAGAGAAGACCAGGGAGACGTTAAAAGATGGACACGGGCCCTTTTGGCACCTTTTGGTCTGATGAGGTGGAGGAGACATGCAGATCAGAGGGGGTTTAGATGGAGACACAAGGTCACAGATAGGCTACAGGGGTCACTAACTTCATCAGCCATTCATGCGTTGATAACCAGGCAGAAATATGAGAACAGACAAAATGCAGGCAAACAGAGCAGCGGACGCGGAGAGAGCAATCTGTCAATTGATGCAGagtgtatacagtgtgtgtgtgtgtgtgtgtgtgtgtgtgtgtgcgcattcTAGTGTGTTAATGGCTGCGTGCACTATATATGTTTATGAGATTAGGAGACTGAAATCAAGACAGGGGACCTGagaatatgaatgtgaagctgTAGGAAAACCTACTCTGAATGCCAAGCTGACTTTTCTAAACTAAGTCACAAGATCTGAGGCTGTTACTGCTTTGATACCCCACCCTAACTTTAAGGAAGTGAGACACGGACACACTGGGAGAAGGTTGGGTTTTCCGCACTGATAACAGAAAAGGTGGAGCAGAGAATGAGCAAAGGGTTTAAATGGAAAGATGGATGTGAGAGAAACTAGAGTCTAGCTGAAGTCAAACTAAAGCCTTCATTGTCCCGTTGTGAGATTCCTCAGCTGCTTTCAGGGGAAGGAATGTGATGAGCAAACAGGGAAATAAGTGTGTGGGAGGaagaaattgaaaaaaataagCTTCAGGGaaaaagacaagagaggaaaatAAGTGAAAAGCATATTTTGTGCAGCAAAAAATAAAGTTCATGCTAAAAAACTTACCTTGGAGAGTGAGTTGGCGGTGGGACACAACACGTCTGGGCAGAGAGTGGAGAGAAAAGCAGTCATGCACGGATGTgtctctaaacacacacacagattcttgtctctctcacacacacaagttatttCCTGCCTCTGGCAGTTTAAGACCAGCCCTCTGACTCGACcacaaaagaagcaaaaaaaagtGTGGAAACTTGTGGAGAGAGAAATGCAAACTAGGCCCTTCTTGACAAAATCATTGGCCATCTGATTGAACGGCCATCTTTCAACGTGATTCAATACTTGGAATTCCATTAAACTTTCTTTCTTAcacaaatcacaaaagaaaGTCTAAATCCATAGCATACTAAAATGCCTATAGATTCATTTTCTTGTACatacatttaacacaaatgttttaaaaatataaatataaactctCCTAAGAACTGCCCTCTCATTAATGACTCATCACAATCTCCACAGTTAGTAAATATCACCACAGCGACCGATCCAGACACACCTAGAAGTCATATACATGGATTCCCTAGAAGTGTAGGAAGCATAAAGCAACCTCAGCTATGACGGAGTGAAACCTCTGATTCATCACCATAAAGGATCCACTTATAGAGCAGAGCAAAGATCACGGTCTGACTGGAAGGTAAATGCACTACGTACCACTGAATCAACTGGATGACATTGGTgaattcaaatttaaaaacaagaaaataccCAAACTTTCTGCACATGACATCTATAATATAATTGGTGGAGCAGCTATGGGTGATGGGTTTGAGTATTTCACGCAGTGTACATTTCATATAGCGTTACTAAAGAGCTGGAACAAGCACAATATACTGTCACACAGAGTGCAATGAGATGAATTAGGGGGTTATTGATTATATCCGTCACTCGAACAGCTCTACCTACCTCCCAACGCGTCTGTGTCACATGGGAGAGCCGTGTCTTCTGCTGTTTTTGGAAGTAAAATGACTGTTAGTCTGCCGAACAACCCTGCAGCCTGCTCACAAATTGATTTTAATAATGATTTTAAGGCCCTTTATGTATTTGAAATATAGGCTTAGGTCCAGTTGAGCATAGTTGGTATGTTTTCTCATCCTTTTACTTGTCACTACTGACtagtgtaaatgtatttctctatTTAAATTACTAATCCTTGATTTAAGACATGATCTTTTAGGCGTTCATTGTAGCCCTAAGGAATAAATAGTACTTGTGCAGGTGTGATTTAAATGTAACGTATCTGTAAGCACAGTTtgactcatttaaaaaaggtatcTGTTAAATGCTATACGAGTTCACTAAGTAACTACGTGACTGATTGATAAATGAACTTCCGGTCAGCGGGCACGTGAACTCACAGCAGGGTTAGAGCGCCCCCAAGCGGACGGCGCGTGCTAGCTTTCATTTACAGGAAACAGGTCACATGGTTTACTGGCAAAGGTGTTTCCCATCAAGGCTCATTAAGTGCTCGACTTTCGGTCAACTAAGGAGTATTCATACCTTTGTATCAAGTAAAACTAGCAATACAacaatgcaaatgtatttagcacataaaaaaaaaaaaagacagacatgtagtaaaacttttattcattttttcccaagtcaaaaaacaaacagaacaaagatACAGAGAATGAGATAATGAATTGATTTCTATACAGTGGCAATTTCAAGTTAAACCTTCCTTTGCCCAGACATGTGAAGTCTTTCCTCAGTTTGAAACCCTGTCTCGCCCTcggacgcacacgcacacacacattcatacaaccTGGGAGTCCTGATGTCCTGAATTGACTGGACAGCACACAGTTAAGACAACAGGATTAGATGCAAACATAGTGGACAAAATATCACAATGTCCGGGGCTTAGGTCCACCACAATATTTACTAAGTGCAATTACCAAACCTGCTTTATCTCAAAAAGGCCAGAAGATGAGTCCTTTCAATTCAAGATCTTCGTAGCAATGTTTCACAAAATCATGACAAAtcatattaaaaatgttcagaACCCAAAAGATTACTGGCTGCGTTTTATCTCCTCAGGACTCCCAGTCGGATCCATAAcgtcccccccctccccatgaTTTCCCCTCGTCACAGGTACATACACTGgtagaaaaaagaaacactgaattCAGAAATGAGGATCACTTGTGGATGAAGAGGGAGGAGACTCAGCTAGTCCAATCATTTCAGAAACCGTGTCGAAATGACCAAATGGAACGAACCATTATCATCATCAGGCGTACAGACGGTTCCCTAACAGTCAAACTAGTTGGAGCCATGTCAGAAAGCACCCATATTCAAACAGAAAGTTCACACTAATGTAGTGGGTAAGGTTGTATATTTTTTTTAGCAGAGAGACCGAAAGCGTCGTTTCTTTGGACAATCTCTGcttaaaagagaataaatgttCCACGGcgttgtaaagaaaaaaaggccaACAGGAGGACAAATGTTGCCCTCTGGCGTCCCGAGAAGTGAAAACCCCCAAACTTGAGCACTCAACTTTTGCCCGTGTCACGACATGGTGACAGCATGCAACATGTTAGCAACAAAGATCTCGAACTGTTGGGGAGAAAGAacggggaagaagaagaagaagaagaagaaatagcactccccccccctccgtcCCCTGCCCCTTCATCCACAGTATATGAACATGAGCCTCCTGCAGACAGGTTTACAAAGTCACCAAAAGCAAACAAGAGaaaaagccaaaaacaaaataaaaaaaaatcttaattttcctctaTTCATATTCACACAGAATAGTAGTTCACCGTCTTTCTTAAATAAAATTGAATAGTCCAAATAAACCTGTGTACACGTCAGCTATCAGAAATGGGACGAAGATTAGCGAGAAGTGGGAGggatttgaatttttttttttttttttttaaatctaaagctcgattaaaatgtattaacatgTGCTACTCATGCAAACAATGACAAAAGCAGCAACGCCAAACTAGTGTCCGCTCGTCCACGTGTGCCCCATTTCCTCCTATAATcaaaattaaaagacaaaataatcaTTTCTATTTCTCTTCTTCATATAAATCTTTTAATTCCCAGCGTTGAAGGGAAGAATATTATCTGGaaaagtgtttttgcttttgatgCACAAGTCTCAAAATGGTAGGAGGACAAGAGGATGCTGGTGGGTGTTCTCATGACATCTTTCAGTTTTTGTCTTTGGGgtgtgaaggaggaagaggggaggggcGATGGGTACATACACCTGTGTAGTTAATGATGATTTCTTTTCCCTGCAAAGCCAGTTTCTCTCTCCTATCGTGTATGTATTTTTTGCTGACCGTCCAACTTTCCTCTTTGGACAATCGGACAGAACCATTTTAATATATCAAACACCTAAAAGCTCCATCTTTGTTCCACCaaaacgcccccccccccccataaacTGGCAGCAACTGGACTTTTACAAAAGCAGCAAAAGGTCTAACAAAATACACCTTGGTGAAATATGCAGTAAACAAAGTCTGATCCTTACCTCCTTGGTTTTCTTTAGAGCTTATGCTTTAGTGATCGATACAATCCACTTTTCAAAAGGCTTTTGGCAATATGTACGCTTTCCACAACGATGCACTCATTTGTTTTGGAGAATGAGAGAGACTGGATGCAGTACACTATAAAGTTAAAAAGggacattccccccccccccccccccccctccttttcaTTCCCTCGTGGGACTTTCAGTTTCGCACCAACACCCCCgtgggaaataaaaaaaactatttcaaaaggcagcctcttttttttttttttccttcaggcAGAGCAGTCAAGTCTTTCACATAATAGTTTTAACAATTTCTTGTGgtaaaggggggagggggtgggggggtggggtcTCAGATGGTCAAGACTGGAGCACAACAAAAAGGTCCCAAAGGAGAGATTTCCccccaaagaaaaacaaccacaatTGGGACCCCCCGTGGCTAGAAGCACCGCCACCTCCAGCTGGTTAAAGGTGCTGTCCTTCAGGTGACGGGTGTTTCTTCAAGTGTCCACCATGAGGTGACGGGGGTTCTTCAGGtgcctccccttctcctccgCAGCCGCTCAGTTGTTCTCTTCATCGCTGTCATCTGGGCTGATGGCCGGGCTGTAGGTGGGCGAGGTGGGGCTGTAATCCTGGGGAGGTGGGGCTGTACGTGGAGCCTTTAGGACTAGTTGGCGAGTATGTAGGAGACGTGGGGGAGTACTTGGGTGAAGTTGGGGAGTAAGTAGGGGAGGTAGGGGAGTATTTGGGGCTGGTGGGGGTGTAGGTGGGGGAGGTAGGGGAGTAGGTTGGAGAGGTGGGGCTGTATTTTGGAGTCGTTGGGGAGTAGGTGGGAGAAGTCGGGGAGTACTTCGGCGACGTCGGGGAGTACTTTGGCGAGGTGGGGGAGTACTTGGGAGAGGTGGGGGTGTACTCCGGGGAGCTTGGGCTGTATGAGGGGGAAGTTGGGGTGTATTTGGGTGAGGTGGGGGAGTAGGAGGGAGAGCTGGGGCTGTATGAGGGGGAGCTGGGTGTGTAGGTGGGCGACTGCGGGGTGTAGCGCGGACTTGAGGGGGAATAGGACGGAGAGGTAGGGGAGTACGAGGGAGAGGTGGGGGAGTAGTTGGGGCTGGTAGGGGTGTAGTTGGGAGAGGTTGGGGAGTAAGAGGGCGATGTTGGGGAGTAAGAAGGGGAGGTGGGGGAATAACTGGGCGAGGTGGGCGTGTAGTTCGGCGATGTCGGGCTGTAGCTCGGACTGGTCGGTGAGTAGGAAGGAGAGGTGGGCGAGTAGGACGGGGAGGTGGGGGAGTAAGATGGAGAGGTTGGGGAATAagagggggaggtgggggagtAAGAAGGTGAGGTGGGGGAGTAGCTGGGTGACGTCGGGCTGTAACTCGGCGATGTCGGGCTGTAGCTCGGCGAGGTTGGAGAGTaggagggggaggtgggggagtAAGACGGGGAGGTGGGGGAGTAAGACGGGGAAGGTGGGGGAGTAGGAGGGAGACGTTGGGGAATAAGACGGAGAGGTCGGGGAGTAACTGGGAGAGGTGGGAGAGTAGGAAGGAGATGTCGGGCTGTAGTTGGGGCTGGTTGGGGAGTAAGAGGGAGAAGTGGGGGAGTAGGAGGGGGATGTGGGGGAGTAGCCGGGGCTCTGTGGGGTGTAGCCTCCAGGGGAGCGAGGCTCGTAGGCCGGGGAGGTGGGGGAGTAGTTGGGTGACATGGCTCCACCTAAAAACATTGTAGAAACAAACATTGATATGACGTCATACAGTGCACGTTCTAAACTACAGAAACATCCGTTAACTGTTCTGCAGGGTCTAACCTGGAGACGGGATGTACGGGCTGGCAGGTCCTGGAGATCCTGGAGACCCGGGGGTGGGAGACCACGCAGGGGAATAGCCTGGAGAGAAGCCACTTGCGTCTGATGCCGCACTGGGGGAGAAACCTGCTGCCCCAGGGGTCATGCCGCTTCCTGCgggacaaacacaaaaaaagggcAAAGctcaaaaaaaggaaaagcaaaaacaaaaggagacGACAAAGCAACCTGAGCATACACTCACCGACACTGGGGGACCAGGCACCGTAGGCAGGTGTTGCTCCTGTGTTCCATGGGGTCATGGCAGGTGACATACCACTCATGGGACTCGGCACCGTGCCAAAGAACATTCCACTGGCTGCAAATAGGACGGGTACAGAACATAAATATTATAGCTTTTGCACGATGGAAACTCTTCTGCATTATATCAAGACAAAGATCTCTCCACTTACGTCCAGCCACGCTGATGCCAGGAATGTTTGTAGGGATCTCCATGCCATATTTACACTTCTCTGCGTCCAACAGCAAATCAAAGCATCCTGTACCAGCCGGGGCAAGCTGGCCAAGCATGATGTTCTCCGACACACCCTTCATGGGGTCACTCTCAGCATGGGACGACGCCTCCATCAACACATCCACCTGGAGGAGGAAATGCAACAAAGAGAGGAACGGAAAGGAAATAGTTATTAAGACGGTCCTTGTTCAATCAGCGGCGTAGAGAAGCAGCAGTGCCGTTCATTTACCGTCTCCTCAAAGGAACACTTCATGAGTGGTCCCGTGTCTTGACGGTTGATGCCGTGACGCGTGATGGCCATCAAGTGGCCGCGGCAGGTCATGGTGTCACAAAGCAGAGCCAAGTGACGGTAGTTGACGTAGGAACCGTCAAAGGAGATGACGTGGTTCAACTCCCTCTCCAGAGCCTTTCGCACTGCCTCAATTCCCAAGACCTGTTtaagagagagagcggggaAAACATGAAGAGTTGTTCAAACTGTCGTAGTGCTACTGTGGAGTCCAAGCTGCTTTTATGCTTTCGTACCGTGAAGATCTCCACAATGTCGTTGGAGGTGGTTCCTGACGGGATCTACGTCCTTCTCGCTGAGGACCCTCATGAGGCTCACGCCGTCCGTCTCAAGGATCCACTCCTGCAGCGCCTTGAACTCACCTTCCTCTGTGATGatgatcttcttcttattgTCAGTCTGGGGCAAGTGCATGTAcacctggaggagaggagtgggaCCTTTGACTTATGGCCACAGGCAGGTACATCCCTTTTGTTACTGATGAAGGTGGGTGAATGCTaatattcgtgtgtgtgtgtgtgtgtgtgtgtgtgtgtatctgtgtgtgtgttcactcctTTACCTTGCTGATCTGCTCGATGCCTTGTAGGGTCATGTCTGTCAGCATGTTGGACTCGATGCACCTCAAGAACACGTCATCGTCCATTTTGTCCACCACCTCCTCATCCTAGACAAAGCACAGATATGTATGATTAATATTGAAGTGGACTACAGTGCGTCCATCGTTATTTAACACAACATCAATGCACACCTCTTGGAACTTGTTCTCGTCGCTGTTCATGATTCGGATTCGCAGAACGAGCTTCTCGGCGTTGTCGTCATTGAAGATGCAGTTCAGATCATCTCCGAAACcttgcaggggggggggaaaaagaaaaaagtgt
This window harbors:
- the capgb gene encoding capping protein (actin filament), gelsolin-like b, with the protein product MLSFMAAPGQFGAEVREEGLKVWRVEKMKTVLLDASEVGAFYNGDSYLVLENRGQSGADLHMWIGEKSSRDEQVACAMLATQLDNFLSGDPVQHRQVQGYESPEFMALFPRGVSYKVGGVDSGFRRPQGSGTVQRLYQIKGKRNIRAKEVELSWSSFNKGDCFILDLGEIIVSWIGSQANVFEKQKVREIASLIRDTDRHGKARIVDSSEGDEPEEMLKVLGQMPQLAESTPEEDCKADVSNSASLYKVSDATGSMTITKVSEKVPLAKDLLVRDDCFILDNGANGKIFVWKGNGANAEEKQEALQMADNFIEQMKYPRMKTQVEILPQGKETIIFKQFFKWN